The Cololabis saira isolate AMF1-May2022 chromosome 20, fColSai1.1, whole genome shotgun sequence genome includes a window with the following:
- the snapc2 gene encoding snRNA-activating protein complex subunit 2 produces the protein MKPPPRTRTRTPRVGQRAEPEPRSLYKEGKWGIAERRRLLSGLKRLSGAGGGKRDLDYGAVKRFVPTRSLEEVTSVLDSLVNQVISYTGFKLQTRSCKERKSRKPIEEWMHMASVVAGTLEETVTSPFNQVLMVSSTEPCTLRNCDLPLVGRPASDNDSSEPNATPCRAARAQVQGRPFLMFKTPAPTKGPARRLPAPSQVVVVKNLQTCPPQRQLPPAAGTLSVPSFTSPTSTVAGQVSSPTAGPSAGAAPPAISSTAATRPTTEQHPGPVSEPSSSSQLPSTSRSVPTSLPSAVTSSSTATTTPAGSSGFKQKSKRVSGAKFNVDFEKIYNFLSAAQKPKEGCRLTPMESAIVLDLLMSLPEELALLDCKSLRKHLIQMHRFLSAPADSRTAAEMSAKVRNRLSSGGGEHGAPGVGPTDRQRVKEQPQNQASGRSSCLGRPAEGSVSEACPPCPPLNPFMVPLKLLRRKPGLGLAEADVL, from the exons ATGAAGCCGCctccccggacccggacccggaccccGAGGGTCGGCCAGCGGGCCGAGCCGGAGCCGCGGAGCTTGTACAAGGAGGGCAAGTGGGGCATAGCCGAGCGGAGGAGGCTGCTGAGCGGCCTGAAGAGGCTGAGCGGGGCCGGCGGGGGGAAGCGGGACCTGGACTACGGAGCCGTGAAGAGATTCGTGCCGACCCGCTCCCTCGAGGAG GTCACCTCCGTGCTGGACTCGCTGGTCAACCAGGTGATCTCCTATACTGGCTTCAAGCTGCAGACGAGGAGCTGCAAGGAGAGGAAGTCCAGGAAGCCCATCGAGGAGTGGATGCACATGGCGTCTGTCGTGGCCGGAACGCTTGAAGAGACCGTTACGTCTCCTTTTAACCAG GTGCTGATGGTGTCGTCCACGGAGCCCTGCACTCTGAGGAACTGTGACCTTCCTCTGGTCGGCAGGCCGGCGTCGGATAACGACTCCAGCGAGCCCAACGCAACGCCCTGCCGGGCGGCCCgag CACAGGTTCAAGGACGTCCTTTCCTGATGTTCAAGACTCCCGCTCCAACCAAGGGTCCAGCCAGGAGACTCCCAGCACCGTCTCAGGTAGTTGTGGTGAAGAATCTGCAGACCTGTCCACCTCAGCGCCAGCTCCCTCCCGCTGCCGGGACTTTATCCGTCCCCTCCTTCACCTCTCCAACTTCCACCGTGGCCGGTCAGGTTTCCTCCCCGACCGCAGGTCCCTCTGCAGGAGCGGCTCCACCCGCCATCAGCTCCACGGCAGCGACGCGGCCGACGACCGAGCAGCATCCCGGCCCGGTCTCTGAGCCGTCCTCCAGCTCTCAGCTCCCCAGCACTTCCAGATCCGTCCCAACCAGTTTACCGTCTGCTGTCACATCCTCCTCCACCGCCACCACCACTCCTGCAGGTAGCAGCGGGTTCAAACAAAAGAGCAAAAGGGTATCTGGAGCCAAATTCAACGTGGACTTTGAGAAGATCTACAACTTCCTGAGTGCTGCCCAGAAGCCCAAGGAGGGTTGCCGCCTCACCCCCATGG AGAGCGCCATCGTGTTGGACCTGCTGATGTCTCTGCCGGAGGAGCTGGCTCTGCTGGACTGCAAGAGCCTGCGCAAACACCTGATCCAG ATGCATCGGTTCCTCTCGGCCCCCGCCGACTCCAGGACGGCCGCGGAGATGTCGGCGAAGGTGAGGAACCGGCTGAGTTCTGGAGGAGGAGAACACGGAGCTCCGGGTGTCGGGCCGACGGACAGGCAGCGGGTGAAGGAGCAGCCTCAGAACCAGGCGTCCGGGAGGAGCAGCTGCCTGGGTCGGCCTGCAGAGGGCAGCGTGTCGGAGGCCTGCCCTCCCTGCCCCCCCCTCAACCCCTTCATGGTTCCTCTGAAGTTGCTGAGACGCAAACCTGGGTTGGGACTGGCTGAAGCTGACGTGCTGTGA
- the vgf gene encoding neurosecretory protein VGF, with product MMGPHHASSGLTLLVLVTSASFLHLSASSPLSNHEDGDDPHDGALPGPAESGNGGVDERSSIQREQAEDEEELFKDVDPRKLAAVLLEALNRSQVERRMEEDGRDDAEEETKAERREVQKDEVSQERVDRHRDGRQELELLMASQAKDRDEEEERRKALEEEEKLTERVTSHTTSQMVQTRTEQNPNTSAGAAERGATQQPGPTNPEEEEEQLSPEELKSLETMMKEFPRLNAKRDEGLEQKQRESRAFSSFNDINPSLKGSELAWSKKKLKWQEETQKALHFPLFPGGRAEEGRYTAPPQPPADQEVTGGNDLEEDEDEPALSPEEEEAQAREEQEEMIRQAAEARKAKMEEEKLADIASDMLLRYMGKQNHGNRKFSPAGSSAAEDKRSDEEQELAEENDIDPQTIDKLIEISSKLHLPADDVVDIITDVEKKKRKDVPPEVMSLWQHPPPISPLSSSFFPTNQNAIPVSRQPSPDANVLKTWFQDRHTPKPEDFQNKLPKPLLASLSFWPKAKPLLVKQDRRLKSSRPVWTGYPFYPYTYPSFPQRNPLPDYYPVYLPPVRRPKHRYFIPKPAPPLSNFMDDSFTLSPNRRYHSWVPPQLRKPPAGLQRKPFHSRYPISKAWPPPQSLIPARQRPFSEPAVRPSGSRIKDEELEKLIQLLLMERPQRMD from the coding sequence ATGATGGGACCCCATCACGCCTCAAGTGGCCTTACCCTCCTGGTCCTCGTCACATCGgcttctttcctccatctgtCCGCATCCAGTCCTCTCAGCAACCACGAAGATGGAGATGATCCACATGACGGTGCCCTCCCAGGACCTGCAGAGTCTGGAAACGGCGGGGTGGACGAAAGGTCGTCCATCCAGAGGGAGCAGgcagaggatgaggaggagctcTTCAAAGACGTTGATCCCAGAAAACTAGCTGCCGTTTTACTGGAGGCACTCAATCGCTCACaggtggagaggaggatggaggaagaTGGGCGCGATGACGCGGAAGAAGAGACAAAGGCTGAGAGAAGGGAGGTTCAAAAAGACGAGGTCTCCCAGGAGAGAGTGGACAGGCACAGAGATGGACGGCAGGAGTTGGAGCTGCTGATGGCTTCGCAGGCCAAGGACagagatgaggaagaggagcggAGGAAagcgctggaggaggaggagaagttaACCGAGAGGGTGACCAGTCATACCACCAGCCAGATGGTCCAGACCCGAACGGAGCAGAACCCAAACACCTCAGCTGGAGCAGCAGAACGCGGAGCTACCCAACAACCAGGACCGACCAAcccagaggaagaggaggagcagcTCAGCCCCGAGGAGCTGAAGAGTCTGGAGACCATGATGAAGGAGTTTCCCCGTCTGAATGCAAAAAGGGATGAGGGTTTGGAGCAGAAGCAGAGAGAGAGCAGAGCCTTCAGCAGCTTCAACGACATCAACCCCAGCCTGAAGGGCAGCGAGCTCGCCTGGTCCAAGAAGAAGCTCAAGTGGCAGGAGGAGACGCAGAAGGCCCTGCACTTCCCCCTGTTCCCAGGAGGCCGTGCCGAGGAAGGGAGGTACACAGCACCACCTCAGCCTCCCGCGGACCAGGAGGTGACGGGAGGCAATGAcctggaggaggacgaggacgagcCGGCGCTCAGtccggaggaggaggaagctcaAGCTcgagaggagcaggaggagatgATTAGGCAAGCGGCGGAGGCGCGGAAGGCCAAGatggaagaggagaagctgGCCGACATCGCCTCAGACATGTTGCTGCGCTACATGGGCAAGCAGAACCACGGCAACCGGAAGTTCAGCCCGGCTGGGTCCAGTGCTGCGGAGGACAAGAGGTCTGACGAGGAGCAGGAGCTCGCCGAGGAGAACGACATCGATCCTCAGACCATCGACAAGCTGATCGAAATCTCCAGCAAGCTGCACCTCCCCGCCGACGACGTGGTGGACATCATCACCGACgtggagaagaagaaaaggaaggatGTCCCGCCGGAGGTGATGTCCCTCTGGCAGCACCCTCCCCCcatctctcctctctcctcctccttttttccaaccAATCAAAATGCCATCCCTGTCTCCCGGCAACCGTCTCCTGATGCTAATGTCCTCAAGACCTGGTTCCAGGACAGGCACACACCTAAACCAGAGGATTTCCAGAATAAACTTCCCAAACCTCTGTTAGCCAGTCTTAGTTTCTGGCCCAAAGCAAAGCCTCTGCTGGTCAAACAGGACCGCCGGCTCAAATCCTCCCGGCCCGTTTGGACCGGATACCCCTTTTACCCCTACACCTACCCCTCTTTCCCACAGAGGAACCCCCTCCCGGACTACTACCCCGTCTATCTTCCTCCCGTCCGCAGGCCCAAACACCGCTACTTCATCCCGAAACCCGCCCCTCCCCTCAGCAATTTTATGGATGACTCCTTCACTTTGTCCCCCAATAGGCGGTACCACAGCTGGGTCCCGCCCCAGCTCCGGAAACCCCCCGCAGGCCTCCAGCGCAAGCCTTTCCACAGCAGGTACCCCATCTCCAAGGCATGGCCGCCCCCCCAAAGTCTGATCCCAGCTAGACAGAGGCCGTTTTCTGAGCCGGCGGTCAGACCTTCGGGGTCCAGGATCAAAGATGAAGAGCTGGAGAAGTTGATACAGCTGCTCCTCATGGAGAGACCCCAGAGGATGGACTGA